One stretch of Nocardia mangyaensis DNA includes these proteins:
- a CDS encoding ATP-binding protein codes for MRRGRLSLAGQAFVWQLVVLALMIGTGTVLAVLDTRRDHDAATELQVRDVALTVARAPSTLAAVNSPYPSGLLQPTTERIRADTGMDFIVVMATDRTRYTHTNPDLIGQPFIGSIDEALAGRTFTETFTGTLGPSIRAVSPVFDSGEVVALVSAGVTRDKIGAQVASQIPVILGVSAGGLALAALSSFLISRRLRRQTHGLAPDELRALYEHHDAVLHSVHEGLVVFGAGPGPAEVVNDQARTLLDLPEGPVRRTDLPVSMQQMSWGVVRDETHVTTDRILLVNQDVVSWEGKAIGTVLTIRDQTELRAVLGELDSVRSFAESLRSQAHEAANRLHTVVTMVELGRPEEAVAFATAELQLSQVLIDRLLADVGDAALAALLLGKVDQAAERGVTLAISEDTALDSADPLSAHEAVTLVGNLVDNAIDAAAGTVEKRVEVAVHHRDGDLLVRVADSGPGMSAQMFVRAAERGYTTKSDHAGLGLALVHRLVDRHGGAITTTAAPHSAVIVTIPLRETP; via the coding sequence ATGCGACGAGGACGACTGTCGCTCGCCGGACAGGCCTTCGTCTGGCAACTGGTGGTGCTGGCGCTGATGATCGGCACCGGGACCGTGCTCGCGGTGCTCGACACCCGCCGCGACCACGATGCGGCGACCGAGCTGCAGGTCCGTGACGTGGCGCTCACCGTGGCGCGGGCACCGTCGACGCTGGCCGCGGTGAACTCCCCGTACCCCAGCGGCTTGCTGCAACCCACGACCGAACGCATCCGCGCCGACACCGGCATGGACTTCATCGTCGTGATGGCCACCGACCGCACCCGCTACACCCACACCAACCCCGACCTGATCGGCCAGCCGTTCATCGGCAGCATCGACGAGGCGCTCGCGGGACGCACCTTCACCGAGACCTTCACCGGCACGCTCGGCCCCTCGATCCGCGCGGTCAGCCCGGTCTTCGACAGCGGTGAGGTGGTCGCGCTGGTCTCGGCAGGCGTCACCCGCGACAAGATCGGCGCCCAGGTCGCCTCCCAGATCCCGGTGATCCTCGGCGTCTCGGCGGGTGGTCTCGCCCTCGCCGCGCTGTCGTCGTTCCTGATCAGCCGCAGACTGCGCCGGCAGACCCACGGCCTCGCTCCCGACGAACTGCGCGCGCTCTACGAACATCACGACGCGGTGCTGCACTCGGTGCACGAGGGGCTGGTGGTGTTCGGCGCCGGACCCGGGCCGGCGGAAGTGGTCAACGATCAGGCGCGCACCCTGCTGGATCTGCCCGAAGGCCCGGTGCGCCGCACCGACCTGCCCGTCTCGATGCAGCAGATGAGCTGGGGCGTGGTGCGCGACGAGACCCACGTGACCACCGACCGGATCCTGCTGGTCAATCAGGACGTGGTCAGCTGGGAGGGCAAGGCCATCGGCACCGTGCTCACCATCCGCGACCAGACCGAACTGCGCGCGGTGCTCGGCGAGCTCGATTCGGTGCGCAGCTTCGCCGAGTCGCTGCGCTCGCAGGCGCACGAGGCCGCCAACCGGCTGCACACCGTCGTCACGATGGTCGAATTGGGCCGACCGGAGGAGGCCGTGGCTTTCGCGACCGCCGAGCTACAGCTGTCCCAGGTGCTGATCGACCGGTTGCTGGCCGACGTGGGCGATGCCGCGCTGGCCGCGCTGCTGCTGGGCAAAGTCGACCAGGCTGCCGAGCGCGGGGTGACGCTGGCCATCAGCGAGGACACCGCGCTGGACTCCGCGGACCCGCTCTCGGCGCACGAGGCGGTCACCCTGGTGGGCAACCTGGTCGACAACGCGATCGACGCGGCCGCCGGGACGGTCGAGAAACGGGTGGAGGTCGCGGTGCACCACCGCGACGGCGACCTACTGGTTCGCGTGGCCGACAGCGGTCCCGGCATGTCCGCCCAGATGTTCGTGCGCGCCGCCGAACGCGGCTACACCACCAAATCCGACCACGCCGGACTCGGCTTGGCTCTCGTCCACCGCCTCGTCGACCGGCACGGCGGTGCCATCACCACCACGGCCGCACCACACAGCGCGGTCATCGTCACCATTCCGTTGAGGGAGACTCCATGA
- a CDS encoding glycosyltransferase family 2 protein, translating into MNAADAADSLVPTGLAVVTVTYSPGEHLEHFITTLADATSEKPQVILADNGSTDGVPELVAEANSHVTLLHTGGNIGYGGAINRAVAEIDPSIEFVILANPDIRWGVDSIDKMLEAAKRWPRAGAIGPMVREPDGSVYPSARRVPGLADGAGHAILGTIWPKNPWSVRYRQENEEISERVVGWLSGSCLLVRRAAFDTIDGFDSRYFMYMEDVDFGDRMGKAGWHNVFVPDAEVTHAKGHAAGKHPEIMLPAHHASAYRFQADRHPHWWQAPLRVALRAGLAVRSRIAVRSALREKARAA; encoded by the coding sequence GTGAACGCAGCCGATGCAGCCGATTCTCTTGTCCCCACCGGCCTCGCCGTCGTCACGGTGACCTATTCGCCGGGCGAGCACCTCGAGCACTTCATCACCACCCTGGCCGACGCCACCAGCGAGAAGCCGCAGGTGATTCTGGCCGACAACGGGTCGACCGACGGTGTGCCCGAGCTGGTGGCCGAGGCGAACTCGCACGTGACACTGCTGCACACCGGCGGCAACATCGGCTACGGCGGCGCGATCAACCGGGCCGTCGCCGAGATCGATCCCTCGATCGAGTTCGTCATTTTGGCCAACCCGGACATCCGCTGGGGCGTCGACTCCATCGACAAGATGCTCGAAGCCGCCAAGCGCTGGCCGCGCGCGGGCGCGATCGGGCCGATGGTCCGTGAGCCCGACGGCAGCGTCTACCCGTCCGCGCGACGCGTCCCCGGCCTCGCCGACGGTGCGGGGCACGCCATCCTTGGCACGATCTGGCCGAAGAACCCCTGGTCGGTGCGCTACCGCCAGGAGAACGAGGAGATCTCCGAGCGAGTGGTCGGCTGGCTGTCGGGTTCGTGTCTGCTGGTGCGCCGGGCCGCGTTCGACACCATCGACGGCTTCGACTCGCGCTACTTCATGTACATGGAGGACGTGGACTTCGGCGACCGCATGGGCAAGGCGGGCTGGCACAATGTGTTCGTCCCGGACGCCGAGGTCACCCACGCCAAGGGCCACGCCGCGGGCAAGCACCCGGAGATCATGCTGCCCGCCCACCACGCGAGCGCCTACCGGTTCCAAGCCGACCGGCATCCGCACTGGTGGCAGGCGCCGTTGCGGGTCGCGCTGCGCGCCGGACTTGCGGTTCGCTCCAGGATTGCGGTTCGATCGGCGCTGCGCGAGAAAGCGCGCGCTGCCTGA
- a CDS encoding response regulator: protein MIRVLIVEDEPLIAQAHRAYLERLDGFVTGGIAHSGRDALAKAAEAIAEGNPFHLVLMDIGLPDISGLEVAATLVGLEPRPDVIAITSARELNMVRSAVAHGVVLYLLKPFTFAAFREKLERYRDFDTALPAGEAALSQYDIDRALGALRTADQRAGAPKGVVQHTLEEVSRAVRSAETGITATDAAAVVGVSRITAWRYLEKLADDGLAERRADYGRAGRPKTRYRWRAGA, encoded by the coding sequence ATGATCCGCGTCCTGATCGTCGAGGACGAACCGTTGATCGCCCAGGCACACCGGGCCTACCTCGAACGGCTCGACGGCTTCGTCACCGGCGGGATCGCGCACAGCGGGCGCGACGCGCTCGCCAAGGCCGCGGAAGCGATCGCCGAGGGGAATCCGTTCCACCTGGTGCTGATGGACATCGGGCTGCCCGACATCAGCGGACTCGAGGTCGCCGCCACGCTCGTCGGGCTCGAACCACGTCCCGATGTCATCGCGATCACCTCCGCCCGAGAACTGAACATGGTGCGGAGCGCGGTCGCGCACGGCGTGGTGCTCTATCTGCTCAAGCCGTTCACCTTCGCCGCGTTCCGCGAGAAGCTCGAGCGCTACCGCGATTTCGACACCGCTCTGCCCGCGGGCGAGGCCGCGCTGTCGCAGTACGACATCGATCGCGCGCTCGGCGCCCTGCGCACCGCCGATCAGCGCGCCGGTGCGCCGAAAGGCGTGGTGCAGCACACCCTCGAGGAGGTCTCGCGCGCGGTGCGTTCCGCCGAGACCGGGATCACCGCCACCGACGCCGCCGCGGTTGTCGGTGTCTCCCGGATCACCGCCTGGCGCTACCTGGAGAAACTCGCCGACGACGGATTGGCCGAGCGCCGTGCGGATTACGGCCGGGCGGGACGTCCGAAGACTCGATACCGCTGGCGCGCAGGAGCATAG
- a CDS encoding cation diffusion facilitator family transporter, producing MAAEGGDSRIAILAALGANAGIMVAKFLGAFITGSSSMLAEAVHSVADTGNEALLLVGRKGAEQRPDTLHPFGYSRNRYFYSFVVALVLFTMGCLFAVNEAIHKIRFPEEISSPAVAFVILGVSMVLEAASFRTARKQSAPLKGKHSWWHFIRNTRNPELPVVLLEDAGALTGLVFALGGVSLTVLTGNAVWDGIGTLLIGLLLGVNAIVLIIETKSLLIGEGATAKEGTAIHAALLADPRILRVIRVQTQYLGPEDLLVNAKIAMRPGLDIAEVGEAIDAADSRIRAAAPNACTVYLEPDVFQDLDS from the coding sequence ATGGCCGCCGAAGGTGGAGACAGCAGGATCGCGATCCTCGCCGCGCTCGGGGCGAACGCGGGGATCATGGTCGCGAAGTTCCTCGGCGCGTTCATCACGGGCTCGTCGTCGATGCTGGCCGAGGCGGTGCACTCGGTGGCCGACACCGGCAACGAGGCGCTGCTGTTGGTCGGGCGCAAGGGCGCCGAGCAGCGGCCGGACACGCTGCATCCGTTCGGGTACTCGCGCAACCGCTACTTCTACTCCTTCGTCGTGGCGCTGGTGCTGTTCACGATGGGCTGCCTGTTCGCCGTGAACGAGGCGATCCACAAGATCCGCTTCCCGGAGGAGATCTCCTCCCCCGCGGTCGCCTTCGTCATCCTCGGCGTGTCGATGGTGTTGGAGGCGGCCAGTTTCCGCACCGCGCGCAAGCAGTCGGCGCCGTTGAAGGGCAAGCATTCCTGGTGGCATTTCATCCGCAACACCCGTAATCCCGAACTGCCGGTGGTGTTGCTCGAGGACGCGGGCGCGCTGACCGGCCTGGTGTTCGCACTCGGCGGAGTGAGTCTGACGGTGCTCACCGGCAACGCGGTCTGGGACGGCATCGGCACCCTGCTCATCGGCCTGTTGCTCGGGGTGAACGCCATCGTGCTGATCATCGAGACCAAGAGCCTGCTGATCGGCGAGGGCGCAACAGCCAAGGAGGGCACCGCGATTCACGCCGCGCTGCTCGCCGACCCGCGCATCCTGCGCGTCATCCGCGTCCAGACCCAGTACCTCGGCCCCGAGGACCTGCTGGTCAACGCCAAGATCGCCATGCGCCCCGGTCTGGACATCGCCGAGGTCGGCGAGGCCATCGACGCTGCCGACTCCCGCATCCGCGCCGCTGCCCCCAACGCCTGCACGGTCTACCTCGAACCAGACGTATTCCAGGATCTGGACAGCTGA
- a CDS encoding TIGR03089 family protein, whose product MREPNSTLTDALLDPILEREPAGPRVTWYDDATGARIELSGLTLANWAAKTANLLRDEFALSPGARVAVLLPAHWQTAAVLLGCWWAGTEVVLTPDPDADLALVTPDRLDDADGVDEVAVLSLDAMGSPVRDLPVGVTDFASAVRVHGDQFLPGGFRAAIDGLSVGEVLAAARKSAAEQGISAGDRVLSTTPWETVTELIDGYVAVLYAGASLVQVVNPDPSAVDHRVTTERVTMRR is encoded by the coding sequence ATGCGTGAGCCGAATTCGACGCTGACCGACGCCCTCCTCGACCCGATCCTCGAACGCGAACCCGCCGGACCACGGGTCACCTGGTACGACGACGCCACCGGCGCCAGGATCGAACTGTCCGGGCTGACGCTGGCCAACTGGGCGGCCAAGACCGCCAATCTGCTCCGCGACGAGTTCGCGCTCAGCCCGGGCGCCAGGGTGGCGGTGCTGCTGCCCGCGCACTGGCAGACCGCCGCGGTGCTGCTGGGCTGCTGGTGGGCGGGCACCGAGGTGGTGCTCACCCCCGATCCGGACGCCGACCTCGCGCTGGTCACCCCCGACCGGCTCGACGACGCCGACGGCGTGGACGAGGTGGCCGTGCTGTCGCTGGACGCCATGGGCTCGCCGGTACGCGATCTGCCGGTCGGCGTCACCGATTTCGCGAGCGCGGTGCGCGTGCACGGCGATCAGTTCCTGCCCGGCGGCTTCCGCGCCGCCATCGATGGGCTGTCGGTCGGCGAGGTGCTGGCCGCGGCCCGCAAGTCGGCGGCCGAGCAGGGGATCTCCGCGGGCGATCGGGTGCTGTCGACTACGCCATGGGAGACGGTGACCGAGCTGATCGACGGGTATGTGGCGGTGCTGTACGCGGGGGCGTCGCTGGTGCAGGTCGTCAACCCCGACCCGAGTGCTGTCGACCATCGCGTCACCACCGAACGGGTGACGATGCGGCGCTGA
- a CDS encoding DUF4287 domain-containing protein, whose amino-acid sequence MANAPHGPASYFPAIEAKYGRGVDEWLTLLDVAEPTGHTALVAWLKAEHGLGHGHANALVQYHLHPEKWARD is encoded by the coding sequence ATGGCGAATGCCCCGCACGGCCCCGCGTCCTACTTCCCTGCCATCGAGGCCAAGTACGGCCGCGGCGTCGACGAGTGGCTGACGCTGCTCGACGTCGCCGAGCCGACCGGACACACCGCCCTGGTCGCCTGGCTGAAGGCCGAACACGGCCTCGGGCACGGCCATGCCAACGCGCTGGTGCAGTACCACCTCCATCCGGAGAAGTGGGCCAGGGACTGA
- a CDS encoding cytochrome P450, which translates to MIPRYWWRWSAEHGAPRAILRWRLRRGDPFAALLSGTRGLHDPYPLIAELRGAGGVHRTSLSWVTFDHAQVRAILRDNRFGVRPAITQDIPASWRRLADRAGVPPNPVEPPSMLVIDPPEHTRMRKPVASAFTPRAIARLRDRVEVVTAELLDAMPAHGSVDLITDYAARVPIAIIAEMLGFPDADRELFLRWGDRVTPLLDIGTSWRTYRAALAAIESMDDYLDAHIAKLREEPGEDILSALVVSGELDLPELQASASLLMGAGFETTVNLIGNAIAALSAHPDQLALAQDDPDLWPAVVEETMRFDAPVQTTARQTLEDVEIDGVRISADSTIILSLAGANRDPAVFADPHRFDITRHNAKDHVGFSSGIHACLGASLARMEAVHALRALYTRYPNLRLRGEPTRRNLFTLHGFEHMPVDLGPVARTDAPDDLAGATRRG; encoded by the coding sequence ATGATTCCGCGGTACTGGTGGCGATGGTCGGCCGAGCACGGTGCGCCGCGGGCGATCCTGCGGTGGCGGTTGCGTCGCGGTGATCCGTTCGCCGCCCTGCTCAGCGGCACCCGAGGGCTGCACGATCCCTACCCGCTCATCGCTGAGCTGCGCGGGGCGGGTGGTGTGCACCGGACGTCCCTGTCGTGGGTCACCTTCGACCACGCCCAGGTGCGGGCCATCCTGCGCGACAACCGGTTCGGCGTGCGGCCCGCGATCACCCAGGACATACCCGCGTCATGGCGCAGGCTCGCCGACCGAGCCGGCGTGCCGCCCAATCCGGTCGAACCGCCCTCGATGCTGGTCATCGATCCGCCCGAGCACACCAGGATGCGCAAGCCGGTGGCCTCGGCGTTCACCCCGCGCGCCATCGCCCGATTGCGGGACCGGGTCGAGGTGGTCACCGCCGAGTTGCTCGACGCGATGCCCGCGCACGGCTCGGTCGACCTGATCACCGATTACGCGGCCCGGGTTCCGATCGCGATCATCGCCGAGATGCTCGGTTTCCCCGACGCCGACCGCGAGCTGTTCCTGCGCTGGGGCGACCGGGTGACCCCGTTGCTCGACATCGGGACCTCCTGGCGCACCTACCGCGCCGCGCTGGCCGCCATCGAGTCCATGGACGACTACCTGGACGCGCACATCGCGAAACTGCGCGAAGAACCGGGCGAGGACATCCTGTCCGCCCTGGTCGTCTCCGGTGAACTGGACCTGCCCGAACTGCAGGCCAGCGCGAGCCTGCTGATGGGCGCCGGTTTCGAGACCACGGTCAATCTGATCGGCAACGCGATCGCGGCCCTGTCGGCCCATCCCGACCAACTCGCGCTGGCCCAGGACGATCCGGACCTGTGGCCCGCCGTGGTGGAGGAGACGATGCGCTTCGACGCGCCTGTGCAGACCACGGCCCGCCAGACGCTCGAAGACGTCGAGATCGACGGGGTCAGGATCTCGGCCGACAGCACGATCATCCTGTCGCTGGCCGGCGCCAACCGCGACCCCGCGGTCTTCGCCGACCCGCATCGTTTCGACATCACCCGCCACAACGCCAAGGACCACGTGGGGTTCAGCAGCGGCATCCACGCCTGTCTCGGTGCCAGCCTGGCGCGGATGGAAGCAGTCCACGCCCTGCGTGCTCTCTACACTCGCTACCCGAACCTGCGCCTGCGCGGCGAACCCACCCGGCGAAACCTGTTCACCCTGCACGGTTTCGAGCACATGCCCGTCGACCTCGGCCCGGTCGCACGCACCGACGCACCCGACGACCTGGCCGGGGCCACCCGTCGGGGGTAG
- the rfbD gene encoding dTDP-4-dehydrorhamnose reductase, which translates to MVTGAHGLLGREILRWAPEARGFGRAELDITDPAAVAAAVEPGAVVINCAAYTAVDAAETDADAAFAANATGPAVLAAACAAVGARLIQVSTDYVFPGTGTRPYEPEDPTGPATVYGQTKLAGERAVLELCPSATVVRTAWVYAGVQGDFVATMRRLERERDTVTVVDDQVGSPTSAADLAAALLELSTRPATPRVLHAANSGTATWFDLATAVFTELGADPARVLPCDSSAFPRPAPRPAYSVLSPAAWNAAGLTPLRPWRCALTDTLRRLAD; encoded by the coding sequence ATGGTAACCGGCGCGCACGGGCTGCTCGGGCGAGAGATCCTGCGATGGGCACCCGAGGCGCGCGGCTTCGGCCGGGCCGAGCTCGACATCACCGACCCGGCCGCCGTCGCGGCCGCCGTCGAACCGGGTGCGGTGGTGATCAACTGCGCGGCCTACACCGCTGTCGACGCCGCCGAGACCGACGCCGACGCCGCTTTCGCCGCCAACGCCACCGGTCCGGCCGTGCTCGCGGCCGCCTGTGCCGCGGTGGGGGCCCGTTTGATCCAGGTCTCCACCGATTACGTCTTTCCCGGTACCGGCACCCGACCGTACGAACCCGAGGATCCCACCGGCCCCGCCACGGTCTACGGACAGACCAAGCTGGCCGGTGAGCGCGCTGTGCTCGAGCTCTGCCCCTCGGCCACCGTGGTGCGCACCGCCTGGGTGTACGCGGGTGTCCAGGGGGATTTCGTCGCCACCATGCGCCGGCTGGAACGCGAGCGCGACACCGTCACCGTCGTCGACGACCAGGTCGGCTCCCCCACCAGCGCCGCCGACCTGGCCGCCGCGCTGCTCGAGTTGAGCACCCGCCCCGCTACCCCCCGCGTCCTGCACGCCGCCAACTCCGGCACCGCGACCTGGTTCGACTTGGCCACAGCGGTTTTCACCGAACTCGGTGCCGATCCGGCCCGGGTGCTGCCGTGCGATTCCAGCGCGTTTCCCAGACCCGCACCGCGCCCTGCGTATTCGGTGCTGTCCCCGGCGGCCTGGAACGCGGCCGGTCTCACCCCGCTGCGGCCATGGCGTTGCGCACTCACCGACACACTGCGCCGCTTGGCCGACTAG
- a CDS encoding phytoene desaturase family protein, translated as MTEVVVVGSGPNGLAAAVIAARAGLSVRVLEAQAQPGGGSRTAELTLPGFHHDVCAGAHPMALASPFFRAFDLAAHGVDLLTPTVSYAHPLDGGIAGLAWRNLESTVADLGRDGATWRELFGPLVAHWPDVVDLAMSDLRRPPIRVPTLPTAVRFGLRLLEQGSPLWNNRFREHVAPAMLTGVAAHAITQPRALPAVGAGLLLGTLAHAGGWVIPRGGSQAIPNALIAEIERLGGEVVTGHRVDDFAELATARAVLFDTSPAELLRIAGDRLPSRYRDSLGRFRYGGAACKVDFALSGPVPWTAPGSDLAGTLHLIGTRDEAMAAERRVAAGEFAERPYVLAIQPGVVDSTRAPEGKHTFYTYAHVPNGSDRDISEAVIAQIERFAPGFRDLILAEHVTPAAFMPDHNANYVGGDISAGAMTLRQTAFRPLARWNPYATPIPGTYLCSSSTPPGPGVHGMSGLHAAHHVLRTRFGIVTDPLDLLRGAAPAYH; from the coding sequence ATGACTGAGGTCGTGGTAGTCGGGTCCGGGCCGAACGGCTTGGCCGCGGCGGTGATCGCGGCGCGTGCCGGACTGTCGGTGCGGGTGCTCGAAGCGCAGGCGCAGCCGGGTGGTGGGTCGCGCACGGCCGAGCTCACCCTGCCGGGCTTCCACCACGATGTGTGCGCGGGCGCACATCCGATGGCGTTGGCGTCGCCGTTCTTTCGGGCCTTCGATCTCGCGGCGCACGGCGTCGACCTGCTCACGCCCACCGTCTCCTACGCCCATCCGCTCGATGGCGGGATCGCCGGACTGGCCTGGCGCAATCTCGAATCGACGGTGGCCGATCTCGGCCGCGACGGGGCGACCTGGCGCGAGTTGTTCGGGCCGCTGGTGGCGCACTGGCCCGATGTGGTCGACCTGGCCATGTCGGACCTGCGGCGTCCGCCGATTCGAGTACCTACTCTGCCCACCGCCGTGCGGTTCGGCCTACGCCTGCTCGAACAGGGATCACCCCTGTGGAACAACCGTTTTCGCGAGCACGTCGCACCCGCGATGCTGACCGGCGTCGCCGCGCACGCGATCACCCAGCCGCGCGCCCTGCCCGCTGTCGGCGCCGGCCTGCTGCTCGGCACCCTCGCGCACGCGGGCGGCTGGGTGATCCCGCGCGGCGGCAGCCAGGCGATCCCGAACGCGCTCATCGCCGAGATCGAACGCCTCGGTGGCGAAGTGGTCACCGGGCATCGCGTCGACGATTTCGCCGAACTCGCCACCGCCCGCGCCGTTCTGTTCGACACCTCACCCGCCGAACTCCTGCGCATCGCCGGTGACCGGCTGCCCTCGCGATACCGCGACAGCCTCGGCCGGTTCCGCTACGGCGGCGCCGCCTGCAAGGTCGATTTCGCGCTGTCGGGCCCGGTGCCGTGGACCGCGCCGGGCAGCGATCTCGCGGGTACCCTGCACCTGATCGGCACCCGCGACGAGGCGATGGCCGCCGAGCGCCGCGTCGCCGCAGGCGAATTCGCCGAGCGCCCGTATGTGCTCGCCATTCAGCCCGGCGTGGTCGACTCCACCCGGGCCCCCGAGGGCAAGCACACCTTCTACACCTACGCCCACGTGCCCAACGGCTCCGATCGCGACATCAGCGAGGCGGTGATCGCCCAGATCGAACGCTTCGCCCCCGGTTTCCGCGACCTGATCCTCGCCGAGCACGTGACGCCAGCGGCCTTCATGCCCGACCACAATGCCAACTATGTCGGCGGCGACATCTCCGCCGGCGCGATGACTCTGCGCCAGACCGCCTTCCGCCCGCTGGCTCGCTGGAACCCCTACGCCACTCCGATTCCCGGTACCTACCTGTGCTCGTCGTCGACCCCACCCGGCCCCGGCGTCCACGGCATGTCCGGTCTCCACGCCGCCCACCACGTCCTGCGCACCCGCTTCGGCATCGTCACCGACCCCCTCGACCTCCTCCGCGGCGCCGCACCGGCCTACCACTGA
- a CDS encoding LCP family protein codes for MLAVSAVLVLALTGFAWRSVDNLIANIDRIAGLGLGGARDGAVDILLVGIDSRTDAHGNPLTMAERAMLHAGDEVGTNTDTIVLIRVPNDGRSATAISIPRDSYVDIAGQGKAKINSAYGSTKETERSKLLAKGTSAADAERESTKAGRQALIKSVASLTGITVDHYAEVSLLGFVLLTDAVGGVEVCLNNAVDEWMSGADFTAGQQRLDGRQALSFVRQRHGLQRGDIDRIVRQQVFMAQLVSQLLNAKILANPGKLSEISEAVGRTVVLDEDWDVLAFLQQLQDLSGGEVEFETIPVADLNAMTSAGESVVKVDPKTVQDYVAGLVGEKREPAGEEPKVDPSTLTVSVFNAGGTAGLAAAVSGALTSKGFTEGLVGNYSGGSVSSSRVLAADPDDPKAAAVAKVLGGLTVIADSSLSADSVSVVLAGDYSGPGSAAGGLFDFGQTSSPTATPIPPAPPIDAGQNGPKCVN; via the coding sequence ATGCTCGCGGTCTCGGCGGTCCTCGTCTTGGCCCTCACCGGATTCGCTTGGCGCAGTGTGGACAACCTGATCGCCAACATCGACCGTATCGCTGGTCTCGGCCTGGGTGGCGCCCGAGACGGCGCCGTCGACATTCTGCTCGTTGGCATCGACAGCCGCACCGACGCCCACGGAAATCCACTGACCATGGCCGAACGCGCGATGCTGCACGCCGGTGACGAGGTGGGCACCAACACCGACACCATCGTGCTGATCCGCGTGCCCAACGACGGCCGCTCCGCCACCGCGATCTCCATCCCCCGCGACTCCTATGTCGACATCGCGGGCCAGGGCAAGGCCAAGATCAACTCCGCCTACGGCTCCACCAAGGAGACCGAGCGCTCGAAACTGCTGGCCAAGGGCACTTCCGCCGCCGACGCCGAACGCGAGTCGACCAAGGCGGGCAGGCAGGCGCTGATCAAATCGGTGGCCTCGCTCACCGGCATCACCGTCGACCATTACGCCGAGGTGAGCCTGCTCGGCTTCGTCCTGCTCACCGATGCCGTGGGCGGGGTCGAGGTGTGCCTGAACAACGCGGTGGACGAATGGATGTCGGGCGCGGATTTCACGGCCGGACAGCAGCGCCTCGACGGGCGGCAGGCACTGAGCTTCGTGCGCCAGCGCCACGGTCTGCAACGTGGTGACATCGACCGGATCGTGCGCCAGCAGGTGTTCATGGCCCAGTTGGTGAGCCAATTGCTCAATGCCAAGATCCTGGCCAACCCGGGCAAGCTCAGCGAGATCAGCGAGGCCGTCGGACGCACGGTCGTGCTCGACGAGGACTGGGACGTGCTGGCCTTCCTCCAGCAGCTGCAGGACCTGTCCGGCGGTGAAGTGGAATTCGAGACGATTCCGGTCGCCGATCTGAACGCGATGACCTCGGCGGGGGAATCGGTGGTCAAGGTCGACCCGAAGACGGTTCAGGACTACGTCGCCGGGCTGGTCGGCGAGAAGAGGGAACCGGCAGGCGAGGAGCCGAAGGTCGACCCGTCGACACTCACCGTGAGCGTGTTCAACGCGGGCGGCACCGCGGGCCTGGCCGCCGCGGTCTCCGGGGCGTTGACCAGCAAGGGTTTCACCGAGGGGCTCGTCGGGAACTACTCCGGAGGCAGCGTGAGTTCGAGCCGTGTGCTCGCCGCCGACCCCGACGACCCGAAGGCCGCCGCGGTGGCGAAGGTACTCGGCGGTCTCACCGTGATCGCGGATTCGTCGCTGTCGGCGGATTCGGTGAGCGTGGTGCTGGCCGGCGACTATTCTGGTCCCGGCTCTGCCGCGGGAGGCCTGTTCGACTTCGGTCAAACCTCTTCGCCGACCGCGACGCCAATACCGCCCGCCCCACCGATCGACGCAGGCCAGAACGGACCGAAATGTGTGAATTGA